One Vigna unguiculata cultivar IT97K-499-35 chromosome 7, ASM411807v1, whole genome shotgun sequence genomic region harbors:
- the LOC114190364 gene encoding probable aquaporin TIP-type alpha: protein MATTRRYEFGTNEASHPDSIRATIAEFISTCIFVFVGEGSVLALKQIYKEPGSSAAELVVIAVAHAFALFAAIAASAHVSGGHLNPAVTFGALLGGRISVLKAIYYWVAQILGSVVAALLLRLVTNNMRPEGFSLSVGVGALHGLILEIGLTFGLMYTVYATAMDPKRGAISTVAPLAIGLVVGANILAGGPFDGACMNPARAFGPALVGWRWENHWIFWVGPLLGAALAAVLYEFVVIPIEPPPHQPLPAEEY, encoded by the exons ATGGCAACAACCAGAAGATATGAGTTTGGAACCAATGAGGCTAGTCACCCAGACTCTATCAGAGCAACCATAGCTGAATTCATCTCCACTTGCATCTTTGTCTTTGTTGGAGAAGGCTCAGTCCTTGCTTTGA AACAAATTTACAAGGAACCAGGGTCATCAGCAGCTGAGCTAGTGGTAATTGCAGTGGCTCATGCCTTTGCTCTATTTGCTGCTATTGCTGCAAGTGCACATGTTTCTGGTGGACACTTGAACCCTGCTGTCACTTTTGGTGCTCTTCTTGGTGGAAGGATCTCTGTCCTTAAAGCGATTTACTACTGGGTTGCTCAAATCCTTGGTTCTGTTGTTGCTGCTCTCTTGTTGAGACTTGTCACTAACAACATG AGACCAGAGGGATTCAGTTTATCAGTTGGGGTTGGAGCACTTCATGGTCTTATACTTGAAATTGGTCTCACATTTGGTCTGATGTACACTGTCTATGCCACTGCTATGGATCCTAAAAGGGGTGCAATCAGCACAGTTGCACCCTTAGCCATTGGACTGGTGGTAGGAGCAAACATCCTGGCTGGTGGACCTTTTGATGGAGCATGCATGAACCCTGCTCGGGCTTTTGGGCCTGCATTGGTGGGCTGGAGGTGGGAGAACCACTGGATCTTCTGGGTGGGTCCATTACTTGGGGCAGCCCTAGCAGCAGTCCTGTATGAATTCGTTGTTATCCCAATTGAGCCTCCTCCTCATCAACCTTTGCCTGCTGAAGAGTACTAG
- the LOC114190008 gene encoding probable mitochondrial import inner membrane translocase subunit TIM21 translates to MFRRILSHHRALSACTRSLATRRSPNVPPPSFPIRGSRSISSKTSQSNEHGESSNKAKKDIASVEEDPFSAPTYNIPEKPVTFVEGASYSVVILAGLGIAAAAGYAVFKELIFQPKEYKIYSKALKRIQDDGQVRVRIGSPITGYGQESRNRAARQRIPHRVWTDEEGVEHVEVNFYIRGPHGHGKVFCEMFKGSADNEWKFTYLIVEIRAPSTAQLILESYIPSYNATK, encoded by the exons ATGTTCCGCAGAATCTTATCCCACCATCGCGCACTCTCGGCATGCACGCGCTCTCTCGCCACTCGCCGCTCCCCCAATGTCCCTCCCCCCTCCTTCCCAATCAGAGGATCAAGGTCCATTTCTTCCAAAACATCCCAATCCAACGAACACGGCGAATCTAGCAATAAG GCCAAAAAGGACATAGCCAGTGTTGAGGAGGATCCCTTTAGTGCCCCTACGTATAACATTCCGGAGAAGCCTGTGACCTTTGTGGAGGGAGCGTCCTACAGTGTTGTCATTCTCGCGGGGCTTGGAATCGCAGCTGCGGCCGGATATGCTGTTTTCAAGGAGCTTATTTTTCAACCTAAAGA GTACAAGATCTATAGCAAGGCTCTCAAAAGAATTCAAGATGACGGTCAG GTACGCGTGAGGATTGGATCTCCAATTACTGGTTATGGTCAGGAGAGTAGAAATCGAGCTGCTCGCCAAAGAATTCCTCACAGGGTATGGACCGATGAAGAAGGTGTTGAACATGTAGAG GTTAATTTTTATATCCGGGGCCCCCATGGACATGGCAAAGTATTCTGTGAGATGTTCAAAGGTTCAGCTGACAATGAATGGAAGTTTACTTACTTGATTGTTGAGATTAGAGCACCTTCTACAGCACAACTAATTCTGGAGTCATACATTCCATCTTACAATGCAACCAAGTAG
- the LOC114190757 gene encoding testis-expressed protein 2-like isoform X2, with protein MATVLGLVLVGFGLGVLAVVAAEALGLLWIMKRLRQKSNNDEAYFSSKTLTTALLDPQQSLDFAFRKQGVVWVLESGKITKQSREQKRKNDLLEVSPVKMYGQIKGQSLILGEPDGLHTTIELKGCAVQAVSASILSSRKWAKKFPIKVENKTSVIYNGNKTIYIYLDTSWEKEAWCKALYLASCDKKEKIKWFTQLDDEFHSYLTSLNSVYHSFMKPSVGSSVEVIERAGKPDGSSSKVRQFWRKVSKRTSRVGLENISTRSSQSVSEGKKTTEKLRACQDAILATSLLKSASTSKLLNNSIVDNEKFGIDEGTLCWNLLISRLFFDAKGNEELKRSIQARIQKTLSNMRTPGYIGEVICTNINTGNVPPCIVGIRVLPMEMSEVWAVEVDIEYSGGALLEIETRLEPRELELDAGTEDSNPQSNNAGAVPSDLIEDFESLEEQLNIAERTNDLQEHKEEDVSKTFKSSVPLLNHGSRWKSILNSVAKQVSQVPLSLEIRVTSLRGTLRLHIKPPPSDQLWYGFTSMPDIDFNMESSVGDRKITSAHIALFLVNRLKTGIRETLVLPNCESVCIPWMLAEKDDWVPRTVAPFIWVNQEFRNETSTSTYTNNQPSGGVKASGASTSSNDSEHKQHNSTSAESSEEANRKSSDSLALPLDSSDSVTSESNRSLEGPDAPSLEDDKPQKTTDLKEFKTSSLQNDKPLETNEQNMENNSEFLSEHKSAVMERRNHSIEREDGLPKKMGRRERMLDLGKKMSEKLEEKRRHIEEKSRHIVDKMRGP; from the exons ATGGCTACGGTTTTGGGTTTGGTTCTGGTGGGGTTTGGTCTCGGGGTGTTGGCCGTTGTTGCTGCGGAAGCTCTGGGGTTGTTATGGATCATGAAAAGGTTGCGGCAGAAGAGCAATAACGACGAAGCCTACTTCTCCTCCAAGACCCTAACTACTGCGCTGCTTGATCCCCAACAGTCTCTGGATTTTGCGTTTAGAAAGCAG gGTGTGGTTTGGGTTCTGGAATCTGGAAAAATTACAAAACAGTCCAGGGagcaaaaaaggaaaaatgatcTCTTGGAGGTTTCCCCTGTTAAGATGTATGGACAAATCAAGGGCCAATCGCTTATTCTTGGAGAACCTGATGGTTTGCACACAACGATTGAACTCAAGGGCTGTGCAGTACAAGCCGTGTCCGCATCAATACTTTCTTCAAGAAAATG GGCAAAGAAGTTTCCTAtcaaagtggaaaacaaaacCTCTGTCATATACAATGgaaacaaaactatttatatatatcttgACACTTCATGGGAGAAAGAAGCATGGTGTAAGGCCCTCTATCTGGCTTCatgtgataaaaaagaaaaaatcaaatggTTTACCCAGTTGGATGATGAGTTTCATAGTTATCTGACTTCCTTGAACTCTGTTTACCATTCTTTCATGAAACCATCGGTTGGATCAAGTGTTGAAGTGATAGAAAGGGCTGGTAAGCCTGATGGTTCTTCCTCAAAGGTTCGGCAATTTTGGAGAAAGGTTTCTAAAAGAACATCCCGAGTTGGTTTGGAAAATATATCAACTCGATCTTCACAATCAGTTAGTGAAGGGAAAAAGACCACCGAGAAGCTTCGGGCTTGCCAAGATGCAATTTTGGCTACTAGTTTGTTGAAGTCTGCTTCAACATCAAAGCTTCTAAACAATTCCATAGTAGACAATGAGAAGTTTGGCATTGATGAAGGAACATTATGTTGGAATTTGTTAATTTCTCGGCTCTTTTTCGATGCCAAAGGAAATGAGGAGTTGAAGAGATCCATACAAGCAAGGATTCAG aaaacatTGTCCAATATGAGAACTCCTGGTTATATTGGTGAAGTCATCTGTACCAATATCAATACTGGGAATGTTCCACCTTGCATTGTAGGAATACGGGTTCTTCCTATGGAAATGAGTGAAGTATGGGCAGTAGAAGTTGACATTGAATATTCTGGAGGTGCACTATTAGAGATTGAAACAAGGCTTGAGCCTCGTGAACTAGAGCTCGATGCAGGAACAGAAGACTCAAATCCACAGTCAAACAATGCTGGAGCTGTCCCTTCAGATCTTATTGAAGATTTTGAATCTTTAGAAGAACAATTGAATATTGCAGAAAGAACGAATGATTTACAAGAGCACAAAGAAGAAG ATGTTTCCAAGACCTTTAAGAGCAGTGTGCCTTTGTTAAATCATGGATCAAGATGGAAATCTATATTAAATTCCGTTGCCAAACAGGTTTCACAG GTTCCTCTCTCCTTGGAAATAAGAGTGACTTCCCTTAGAGGGACATTGCGCTTGCATATAAAGCCTCCTCCCTCTGATCAATTGTGGTATGGTTTCACATCAATGCCAGACATTGATTTCAACATGGAGTCATCTGTTGGAGATCGTAAGATAACAAGTGCGCACATTGCTTTATTCCTGGTCAACAGGCTAAAG ACAGGAATTCGGGAAACTTTGGTGCTCCCAAACTGTGAAAGTGTATGCATCCCATGGATGCTAGCAGAAAAGGATGATTGGGTTCCTCGAACTGTTGCTCCATTCATATGGGTTAACCAAGAATTTAGAAATGAGACTTCCACTTCAACTTATACCAATAATCAACCTTCCGGTGGAGTGAAAGCTAGTGGTGCTAGCACCTCAAGTAATGATTCAGAACACAAACAACATAATTCAACTAGTGCTGAATCTAGTGAAGAAGCAAACAGGAAATCATCAGATTCTCTAGCACTCCCATTAGATTCCTCTGATTCAGTAACATCAGAAAGCAACAGGAGTTTGGAAGGGCCGGATGCACCATCGTTAGAGGATGACAAACCTCAAAAGACTACAGATTTGAAAGAATTTAAGACATCATCGTTACAAAATGACAAACCACTTGAGACTAATGAACAGAATATGGAGAATAATTCTGAGTTTCTGTCAGAACATAAAAGTGCGGTGATGGAGAGACGAAATCATTCTATTGAGAGGGAAGATGGACTGCCAAAAAAAATGGGGAGAAGGGAAAGGATGCTTGATTTGGGAAAGAAGATGAGTGAGAAATTGGAAGAGAAAAGGCGTCACATTGAGGAAAAGAGCAGACATATTGTTGACAAGATGCGAGGACCATAA
- the LOC114192411 gene encoding uncharacterized protein LOC114192411 isoform X2: MSSASSLAFPGKALTNLERFLICVTPDVPSLSLQGCCSDPNGQCVPPGKDTVEYFNLKDLWDCYYDWSAYGVGTPMMFENGDTMQYHVPYLSAIQIYSSKAVAAASRLGREDSEGAESDSWSEDSGSDKLSRTLSNNSSKAWDVASLDSNSDQVGSWTARDNELYLQYNETSPYWQRVPFSEKIAELARSHPALMTLKSADISPTSWMAVAWYPLYSVPCQKSKKDLSSFLTFHTLSSFQDLARTYDEVDTGSSTCFSGGWRRIIREKCKKQEGGCISLFPFGLATYKMQKNIWSSTSNKVVSDLYNAADSRLKLLNADHHDFNFFTCQPTCT; this comes from the exons ATGTCCTCCGCatcttctttggcttttcccggAAAAGCTCTCACCAATCTTGAACGCTTTCTGATATGCGTCACTCCAGATGTTCCTTCACTCTCTCTTCAg GGCTGTTGTAGTGATCCAAATGGCCAATGTGTACCTCCTGGAAAAGACACAGTTGAATACTTCAATCTGAAAGATCTTTGGGACTGCTACTATGACTGGAGTGCATATGGTGTTGGAACTCCTATGATGTTTGAAAATGGCGACACTATGCAATACCATGTTCCATATTTGTCTGCCATCCAAATCTACAGTAGCAAAGCAGTTGCAGCAGCTTCTAG GCTTGGGAGAGAGGACAGTGAAGGAGCTGAATCTGATTCCTGGAGTGAGGACAGTGGAAGTGATAAGCTATCTAGAACACTGAGTAACAATTCTAGCAAAGCATGGGATGTTGCTTCTTTAGATTCAAACTCTGATCAAGTGGGTTCTTGGACAGCAAGGGATAATGAACTTTACTTACAGTACAATGAGACCTCTCCATATTGGCAGAGAGTTCCATTTTCTGAGAAG ATAGCTGAGTTAGCCAGAAGCCACCCAGCATTGATGACATTGAAGAGTGCAGATATTTCCCCAACCAGTTGGATGGCTGTTGCTTG GTACCCGCTTTATTCCGTACCATGTCAGAAAAGTAAAAAGGACCTGTCAAGCTTCCTCACTTTCCACACATTGTCGTCTTTCCAAG ATTTAGCAAGAACATATGATGAAGTTGACACAGGGAGCAGTACATGTTTTTCAGGTGGGTGGCGAAgaataataagagaaaaatgCAAGAAACAAGAGGGTGGTTGTATATCTCTCTTTCCATTTGGACTAGCCACTTACAAAATGCAGAAAAATATTTGGTCAAGCACCTCTAATAAAGTGGTGTCCGATCTATATAATGCTGCAGACTCGCGGTTGAAGCTTCTCAACGCTGATCACCATGACTTCAACTTCTTCACATGCCAACCCACTTGTACCTAG
- the LOC114190757 gene encoding uncharacterized protein LOC114190757 isoform X1: protein MATVLGLVLVGFGLGVLAVVAAEALGLLWIMKRLRQKSNNDEAYFSSKTLTTALLDPQQSLDFAFRKQGVVWVLESGKITKQSREQKRKNDLLEVSPVKMYGQIKGQSLILGEPDGLHTTIELKGCAVQAVSASILSSRKWAKKFPIKVENKTSVIYNGNKTIYIYLDTSWEKEAWCKALYLASCDKKEKIKWFTQLDDEFHSYLTSLNSVYHSFMKPSVGSSVEVIERAGKPDGSSSKVRQFWRKVSKRTSRVGLENISTRSSQSVSEGKKTTEKLRACQDAILATSLLKSASTSKLLNNSIVDNEKFGIDEGTLCWNLLISRLFFDAKGNEELKRSIQARIQKTLSNMRTPGYIGEVICTNINTGNVPPCIVGIRVLPMEMSEVWAVEVDIEYSGGALLEIETRLEPRELELDAGTEDSNPQSNNAGAVPSDLIEDFESLEEQLNIAERTNDLQEHKEEGDWNSDVSKTFKSSVPLLNHGSRWKSILNSVAKQVSQVPLSLEIRVTSLRGTLRLHIKPPPSDQLWYGFTSMPDIDFNMESSVGDRKITSAHIALFLVNRLKTGIRETLVLPNCESVCIPWMLAEKDDWVPRTVAPFIWVNQEFRNETSTSTYTNNQPSGGVKASGASTSSNDSEHKQHNSTSAESSEEANRKSSDSLALPLDSSDSVTSESNRSLEGPDAPSLEDDKPQKTTDLKEFKTSSLQNDKPLETNEQNMENNSEFLSEHKSAVMERRNHSIEREDGLPKKMGRRERMLDLGKKMSEKLEEKRRHIEEKSRHIVDKMRGP, encoded by the exons ATGGCTACGGTTTTGGGTTTGGTTCTGGTGGGGTTTGGTCTCGGGGTGTTGGCCGTTGTTGCTGCGGAAGCTCTGGGGTTGTTATGGATCATGAAAAGGTTGCGGCAGAAGAGCAATAACGACGAAGCCTACTTCTCCTCCAAGACCCTAACTACTGCGCTGCTTGATCCCCAACAGTCTCTGGATTTTGCGTTTAGAAAGCAG gGTGTGGTTTGGGTTCTGGAATCTGGAAAAATTACAAAACAGTCCAGGGagcaaaaaaggaaaaatgatcTCTTGGAGGTTTCCCCTGTTAAGATGTATGGACAAATCAAGGGCCAATCGCTTATTCTTGGAGAACCTGATGGTTTGCACACAACGATTGAACTCAAGGGCTGTGCAGTACAAGCCGTGTCCGCATCAATACTTTCTTCAAGAAAATG GGCAAAGAAGTTTCCTAtcaaagtggaaaacaaaacCTCTGTCATATACAATGgaaacaaaactatttatatatatcttgACACTTCATGGGAGAAAGAAGCATGGTGTAAGGCCCTCTATCTGGCTTCatgtgataaaaaagaaaaaatcaaatggTTTACCCAGTTGGATGATGAGTTTCATAGTTATCTGACTTCCTTGAACTCTGTTTACCATTCTTTCATGAAACCATCGGTTGGATCAAGTGTTGAAGTGATAGAAAGGGCTGGTAAGCCTGATGGTTCTTCCTCAAAGGTTCGGCAATTTTGGAGAAAGGTTTCTAAAAGAACATCCCGAGTTGGTTTGGAAAATATATCAACTCGATCTTCACAATCAGTTAGTGAAGGGAAAAAGACCACCGAGAAGCTTCGGGCTTGCCAAGATGCAATTTTGGCTACTAGTTTGTTGAAGTCTGCTTCAACATCAAAGCTTCTAAACAATTCCATAGTAGACAATGAGAAGTTTGGCATTGATGAAGGAACATTATGTTGGAATTTGTTAATTTCTCGGCTCTTTTTCGATGCCAAAGGAAATGAGGAGTTGAAGAGATCCATACAAGCAAGGATTCAG aaaacatTGTCCAATATGAGAACTCCTGGTTATATTGGTGAAGTCATCTGTACCAATATCAATACTGGGAATGTTCCACCTTGCATTGTAGGAATACGGGTTCTTCCTATGGAAATGAGTGAAGTATGGGCAGTAGAAGTTGACATTGAATATTCTGGAGGTGCACTATTAGAGATTGAAACAAGGCTTGAGCCTCGTGAACTAGAGCTCGATGCAGGAACAGAAGACTCAAATCCACAGTCAAACAATGCTGGAGCTGTCCCTTCAGATCTTATTGAAGATTTTGAATCTTTAGAAGAACAATTGAATATTGCAGAAAGAACGAATGATTTACAAGAGCACAAAGAAGAAGGTGATTGGAACTCTG ATGTTTCCAAGACCTTTAAGAGCAGTGTGCCTTTGTTAAATCATGGATCAAGATGGAAATCTATATTAAATTCCGTTGCCAAACAGGTTTCACAG GTTCCTCTCTCCTTGGAAATAAGAGTGACTTCCCTTAGAGGGACATTGCGCTTGCATATAAAGCCTCCTCCCTCTGATCAATTGTGGTATGGTTTCACATCAATGCCAGACATTGATTTCAACATGGAGTCATCTGTTGGAGATCGTAAGATAACAAGTGCGCACATTGCTTTATTCCTGGTCAACAGGCTAAAG ACAGGAATTCGGGAAACTTTGGTGCTCCCAAACTGTGAAAGTGTATGCATCCCATGGATGCTAGCAGAAAAGGATGATTGGGTTCCTCGAACTGTTGCTCCATTCATATGGGTTAACCAAGAATTTAGAAATGAGACTTCCACTTCAACTTATACCAATAATCAACCTTCCGGTGGAGTGAAAGCTAGTGGTGCTAGCACCTCAAGTAATGATTCAGAACACAAACAACATAATTCAACTAGTGCTGAATCTAGTGAAGAAGCAAACAGGAAATCATCAGATTCTCTAGCACTCCCATTAGATTCCTCTGATTCAGTAACATCAGAAAGCAACAGGAGTTTGGAAGGGCCGGATGCACCATCGTTAGAGGATGACAAACCTCAAAAGACTACAGATTTGAAAGAATTTAAGACATCATCGTTACAAAATGACAAACCACTTGAGACTAATGAACAGAATATGGAGAATAATTCTGAGTTTCTGTCAGAACATAAAAGTGCGGTGATGGAGAGACGAAATCATTCTATTGAGAGGGAAGATGGACTGCCAAAAAAAATGGGGAGAAGGGAAAGGATGCTTGATTTGGGAAAGAAGATGAGTGAGAAATTGGAAGAGAAAAGGCGTCACATTGAGGAAAAGAGCAGACATATTGTTGACAAGATGCGAGGACCATAA
- the LOC114192411 gene encoding uncharacterized protein LOC114192411 isoform X1 has translation MHSLEGFLGISCHFLGKSMSSASSLAFPGKALTNLERFLICVTPDVPSLSLQGCCSDPNGQCVPPGKDTVEYFNLKDLWDCYYDWSAYGVGTPMMFENGDTMQYHVPYLSAIQIYSSKAVAAASRLGREDSEGAESDSWSEDSGSDKLSRTLSNNSSKAWDVASLDSNSDQVGSWTARDNELYLQYNETSPYWQRVPFSEKIAELARSHPALMTLKSADISPTSWMAVAWYPLYSVPCQKSKKDLSSFLTFHTLSSFQDLARTYDEVDTGSSTCFSGGWRRIIREKCKKQEGGCISLFPFGLATYKMQKNIWSSTSNKVVSDLYNAADSRLKLLNADHHDFNFFTCQPTCT, from the exons ATGCACTCACTCGAAG GGTTTCTGGGGATTTCTTGTCATTTTCTCGGGAAAAGTATGTCCTCCGCatcttctttggcttttcccggAAAAGCTCTCACCAATCTTGAACGCTTTCTGATATGCGTCACTCCAGATGTTCCTTCACTCTCTCTTCAg GGCTGTTGTAGTGATCCAAATGGCCAATGTGTACCTCCTGGAAAAGACACAGTTGAATACTTCAATCTGAAAGATCTTTGGGACTGCTACTATGACTGGAGTGCATATGGTGTTGGAACTCCTATGATGTTTGAAAATGGCGACACTATGCAATACCATGTTCCATATTTGTCTGCCATCCAAATCTACAGTAGCAAAGCAGTTGCAGCAGCTTCTAG GCTTGGGAGAGAGGACAGTGAAGGAGCTGAATCTGATTCCTGGAGTGAGGACAGTGGAAGTGATAAGCTATCTAGAACACTGAGTAACAATTCTAGCAAAGCATGGGATGTTGCTTCTTTAGATTCAAACTCTGATCAAGTGGGTTCTTGGACAGCAAGGGATAATGAACTTTACTTACAGTACAATGAGACCTCTCCATATTGGCAGAGAGTTCCATTTTCTGAGAAG ATAGCTGAGTTAGCCAGAAGCCACCCAGCATTGATGACATTGAAGAGTGCAGATATTTCCCCAACCAGTTGGATGGCTGTTGCTTG GTACCCGCTTTATTCCGTACCATGTCAGAAAAGTAAAAAGGACCTGTCAAGCTTCCTCACTTTCCACACATTGTCGTCTTTCCAAG ATTTAGCAAGAACATATGATGAAGTTGACACAGGGAGCAGTACATGTTTTTCAGGTGGGTGGCGAAgaataataagagaaaaatgCAAGAAACAAGAGGGTGGTTGTATATCTCTCTTTCCATTTGGACTAGCCACTTACAAAATGCAGAAAAATATTTGGTCAAGCACCTCTAATAAAGTGGTGTCCGATCTATATAATGCTGCAGACTCGCGGTTGAAGCTTCTCAACGCTGATCACCATGACTTCAACTTCTTCACATGCCAACCCACTTGTACCTAG